The Polaribacter sp. MED152 region GTTATTGAAAATCAAAATTAATGTAAATAAATGTATGTGCAAAATTTATAGTATGTAAATGCGATATTGAATTTGTTAATTAAATTGTTGAAAACAATCGTTACATTTTTAATTGCGACTAAAGACTTATAGTACATTTAAGTAATAATTCAAATCTCATAGCTATGTCTTTAGTAAAATTTGAATCGATGCTCAAAACCAACAATATTTATTTCTTTGATTTGGTTGAATTTGAGGAGATTATCATTCATTATTTAGATGCAGGTAAACATTCTTTGGCCAAAAAAGCGGTAAAGTTAGGTTTAGAACAACACCCAGAATCTGTAGATTTAAAGTTACTTCAAGTAGAATTATTCATTTTTGATAATGATTTAGACAATGCAAGTCTTCTTTTAAGAAAGATAGAGTTGTTAGAGCCAAATAACGATGAGGTTTTTATTCAAAAAGCTACAATACAATCAAAATCGGGTAAGCACAAAGAAGCTATTGATAATTTAAATAAAGCACTTTTACACACGGAAGATAAAGTAGATGTTTGGTCTTTAATGGGCATGGAATACCTGTATTTAGACGATTTTGAAAACGCAAGATTAAGTTTTGCAAAATGTATAGATGTTGATTATGAAGATTATTCTGCACTCTATAATATTGTGTATTGCTTTGATATGGAGAAAGAACATGAGCAAGCCATAAAATATCTAACAAATTATATCAATGTAAATCCGTATTGCGAAGTTGCTTGGCATCAATTAGGTAGGCAACATTTTGTGTTAGACCAATTTAAAGAAGCCTTAAGAGCATTCGATTACGCAGTTTTAATTGATGAATCATTTATTGGTGGATATTTGGAAAAAGCCAAAACTTTAGAGGAGTTAGGAGAGTATCAAGAGGCTATTGACAATTATTTAATTACACTAGAATTAGATGATCCTACAGCATTTGCCTATGTTCGAATTGGTGAGTGTTATGAACGATTAGAAAAATATGAAGCTGCAATTTCTTACTATAAGAAAGCAGTACATGAAGATCCACTTTTAGATAGAGGTTGGATTTTATTAACGAATCTTTTTTACAACGAAGGGAATTACGAAAAAGCATCTTATTATATTGCAAAAGCTTTAAAAATTGATGAGAACAATACTTTATATTGGAGAAGATATTCAGAAATAAAAATCAAAATGAACTTCTACGAAGAAGCTGTAATTGGTTTTGAAAAGTGTTTAGAGTTAAGAGATGATGCTATAGAAATTTATGTTTCTTTGGCAGATGTGCAGTCTTTTTTAGGCGATTTTAATGATGCTTTAACTACATTGTTTCAAGCGCAGAAAATCTACAAAAACTTTGCAGAAATAGAATATAGATTGGCTGGATTATTTTTTATACTTAATAAAAATAAATATGGGTTTAATCATTTAATACAAGGCTTGCAGATAGATTATGATTATCATGTCATCTTAAAAGAATTGTATCCAGCTGTGTTAGAAGATGATCAAATAAAATCGTTGTTAGTCAATTATAAAAAAGCATTAGAATAGGGCAAAAAAAAACCTCAAGAATAACTTGAGATTTTTTTTTTGAAAGTAATTTAAAATTACATTGCTCCCCATTCTTTTAAAGAAGCTTTGTTCATCTTAATATAACCAGCATTACCTGCTTCTTCTGCATACTTTAAAGACATTTTTGCAGCAGCAATTGCGCTTTTAGTTTTACCTGCTTTTGCATGAATTAAAGATTGCTGACGTAAATACCAAAAACGAGGTTTATCAGATGTCATTTCAACAGCTTTATCTATCCAAGCTTGAGCTTGATTGATATCTTTATCTGCCTGTAAGTAGTATACAGCAGCTGCATACATATCATTTGCAGATGGTCCAGCCATAATTTTTTCTATACTATTAGAAACCATTTTGTCTGTAGGAGTTTCAAATTTAAAAGGCACATAAACGTTTTCCCATAAAATTCCTAAAACTGCAGAGTTGTTTGTTAAATCATCAAAAGTGATGGTAAATGTTTCTACATTCATTGGCATTTCAATAGCATCTACTGTAACCTTTGCAGCAACTTTACTTTCATCCCATTTTGCAGGATTTCCCCAGTTTGTAGCATCTGTATACAACATCACATCCCAAGATTTTTCACCAGGAATTGTATATAAAGCATATGTTCCTTTCTTTAGCATTTTTCCGTCAACCATAAAGTCTGTAGAAAATGTTAGTTTGGTATTTGCGTTCGCGCCAGTTCTCCAAACTTTTCCATAATCTTCTAAACCTCCAAATATTTTTCTTCCTTTCATACTTGGTCTAGAATACTCTAAAGTAACATCTGTTAAACCTACTTTTTGTTCAACTTTTTGAAAAGGACTAGGAGCAGGAGTTTCAATTTGTGCATTTATAGCCATTGTCATTGCAGCTACAAATAGTGTTAATATAATTTTTCTCATAATAAATTTGAATTGTTTTATACTTTCAAAATTACGACTTCAAAAAACGCTTAATGTTAACAAAACCTTAAAAGAGCATTGTATCTTTGTTGTATATAGTTTAAAAGCGATGAAGAATATTAGTATTTTAGGTTGTGGTTGGTTAGGTAAGCCTTTGGCAGTTTCATTTATAGAGGATGGCTATTCTGTAAAAGGATCTACAACATCCGAAGAGAAAATAGAAGAATTAGAAGATTTAAATATTGAAACTTATTTGGTAGATATTTCAGAAAACGAGGAGTTTGATAGTTTTTTAGATGCTGATATTTTAATTGTGGCCATAACTTCGAAAGATATTGATGGTTTTGAAAATCTTATTTCACAAATAACAAATTCATCCATTCAAAAAGTTATTTTTATTAGTTCTACTTCTGTTTATGGACGTGTAAATAAGGTTATGACAGAAGAAGATGAGGTTCTAAAGAGCAACCCATTAGTAGAAATAGAAAATTTATTTTTGCAGAACGATTTTTTTGAAACTACTATAATTCGTTTTGCTGGTTTGTTTGGTGGTGATAGGCATCCTGCAAATTGGTTTAAAGGAGGTAGAAAAATTCCTCAGCCAAAAGGCTATGTGAACATGATTCATAGAGAGGATTGTATAGAAATTATTCATGAAATTATAGCGCAAAATGCATGGAATACAATTTTTAATGCATGTGCAGATCATCATCCTACAAGAAGAGAATTCTATACTTTAGCAAAATTGAGCAAAGGATTTGAGGTGCCAGAATTTGAAAATAATGAACAATTAGAATGGAAAATAATCTCTTCTAAAAAAGTGCAGGAATTTTTAAATTATGAATTTATTCATAATGATTTGCTAGCCATTTAAGTATATTTTCTTTTTCTTAAATAGTGAAAAGACAATCCAAAAACTCCAAGAATAATTAAAGGTAAAATTACATTTAAGAATTGCCAAAAAGTTCTTTCTTTATAGGCTTTTTGCTTGTCTAGTGTATTTATTTTCAGTGTTTTATTTCTTAAGCTAATTAAACCAGAATCATCTAACAAATAATCTACAGCATTTATTAAAAAATCTTTGTTTCCAAATTCTTGGTTTGTCCATTTATCTCTAGATAAATCTGTAGGTTTACCTTTTAAAATTTGATTTCTTGCAACATCTCCATCAGCAATTACAATCATTTTATTGTTGCTTGCCTTCTCTTTAAATAAACTTGAGTTGTAAGGTTTTATTCTGTTCTTGTATGCTGAGTTAAAATCGCCTTCTAATAAAACTGCAAAAAGCTGATTACCTGCTTTGTAATCTTCTTCAATAGGTTCTTCTGCAATAGATTGCAATTCAATAATTGTAGGTGTACCCACTTTTCTTGTAAGTGGAGAACTTACTAAAAGCGGTGTTTTTTTTATGTTATTTTTTAAGGTGTCTATTTGGTTTGCAAATTGCAAACGAACATTGCCCACATTTTTAGTAATTGGATGATAAGGATTACCTGAAACTAACGGATGATAAAACCAATCTAAATTTTGAAATTGTGTTTGATTGCCAACAGTACCAGTTGCAAGCGCAATTTGAGCTGCATACAAATCTTTAATTAGGGTTGCGTTTATTCTTACGCCATAAGAAAACAATAAGTCTGTTAAATTTAAATCTCTTGGGTAAGCCAACATTTTTCCAGTAGCTAATAAACTATCTTGGTCTGCTTGCACATTATCTAACATCCAAAGAGTTTTACCTCCATTTGTAATGTATTGATCTAGCGTAAATTTTTCTTGTTCTGTAAATTTCTCTGTCGGTTTTGTAATTATAGCTAAATCTACCGAAGTTAAATCTTTTAAAGTTTGCTGAGGATTTGAAGCTACTGAATCTAAAGGAAACTTAGTTAATCTGTATTTTTTTGAAACCTCACTTAAAAAACTATACTGATAAATGTCTTGCAATTCACCATTTCCTGTAAGAAGAACTACATTTTTTTGATTTTTTTCTAGAATTCCATTTATGGCAGATAAAAAACTATATTCTAAATTTTCAATAGCTTTTTGTAATTGCTCTTCTTGACTGGCAACAATTGCAGTTGGCAATAAGGAAACTATTTTAAATTTATCATCAACACTTATTTCTGCCCAAGGAAAAATGATAGCCTCAGATAGTTTACCATCTTCTTCTACAGTAAGTTGACTTGGCATCATTCCTTTTTTGATAAGAGCTTCTCTCTGATCATCAGGATTTTCAAAATTGATTTTAATGTTGTTGTTTTCTGCAGCTAACTCCTCTAAAAATTGCCTAGTTTCTATTTGCAGTCTTTTAAATTCCGATGGAAAATCACCTTCAAGATATACAGTGATAAAAAGAGGTTCATTTATTTCTGATAAGATAGATTTCGTAGTTTCAGAAAGCGTATAACGTTTGTCTGCAGTTAAATCGAATCTTTTATAAATGCCTTGATTGATAAAGTTTAAAAATAGTAAAGCAACAAAAAGACCTATAATGTAGAGTGATTTCTTATTCATTGTCTAAACGTGTTTTAGTAATGAATAAAAAGAAAAACGTAACACTTAAAAAATAAATAACATCTCTGGTGTCTATAACTCCTCTAGAAATACTTTTAAAATGTTCATTGATGCCTAATTGTTGAATTGTAAAACCATTGCTGCCAAAAGAATTTGCAATAGCATCAAAACCATAAAAAAGAATAAAGGTTATGAAAACACTTAGAATAAAGGCTACAATTTGATTTTTTGACAAGGTAGAGGTAAACAAACCAACTGCTGTATATGTTGAAGCTAAGAATAGTAAACCTAAATAAGAGCCTATGGTACTCCCAAAATCTATATTGCCAACAGGATTTCCTAATTCGTAAACTGTAAAAATATAAGTAAATGTTGGTACAATTGCGATAATTACTAAAAGGAGTGAAGCAAAAAATTTACCCAAAACAATTTTCCAATCAGAAATAGGATTTGTTTTTAATAATTCTATAGTTCCTGTATTGTATTCATCCGCAAAACTTTTCATAGTAATTGCAGGAATAAGAAATAAAAATACCCAAGGAGCTAGGTAAAAAAACGGAGTTACATCTGCAAAACCAGCATTTAGTATGTTAAAATCATCATTAAAAACAAATAAGAATAAACCATTTATAAGCAAGAAAACTCCAATTACTAAATACGCAATTGGGCTTGCAAAAAATGAGGTAAATTCTTTTTTTAATATTGGATACATTAATTGATTTCTAATTTATAAATTCGATTAAAATCATAGGTATTACATCTTCTATTTGCTTGAAATGTAAAGTTAAATTTCTTTAACAACGCAATTGATGCTAAATTATTTTTATGAGTATAGGCTTCTATTACTTTTAAATTCAACGATGTTTTTGAAAATGCGATGACACTTTCTAAAACCTCTGTCATTATTCCTTTTTGTTGATATTCAGGCTTTAGTTTGTAACCAATTTCTGCATAATGCTTAGCTACATCAATTTTATGTAAAACTACACTGCCTATTACTTTATTTTTAAATTCAATAAGCCAAAAAATACGTTTTTCTTCTTTAAAAAGGTTTTTACAATCAAGAATAAATGCTTCAGCTTCTGTTAATGTTTTAATTTTTTTTGTGCCTACAAATTTATTAATTTCTTGGCTAGAACGTAATGCAAAAACAAAATTTGTATCTTCTAAGGTTGCTTCTCTAAGCGTTATTCTATTTGTTTGTAAAATTGGAATTTCCTGAAAATTGTAAATCATTTACTTTCAGTTTTATTAAGGTAAACTAACGTTTTTGTTTACACTCCAAGCTTCTGGTTTATCGTTAAAATAACCTTTAGTTTGTGTCCAAGTTTCTTTAAAGAAATCAGAGTTTCTGTAATTCTCTAAATCACTTTCTTTATCCCAATAAGAGTAGGTAAAAAAGATTTCTGGGTTATTTTTATCTTGATATAATTCTAATAGTTTACAACCAGGTGAATTTCTTATTTTAGATTTTTTCTCATCGAACATCGCCTGAAAATCGGCAATGAATTTAGAGTGTAAACTCATTTTTACAATTCGTACAAACATAATTAGTTTAAGGGTGTAAATTCTGGTTTAGATTCATTGAAAAATTCAATAATTATTGGATCTCTGTAGTCCAAACCTAATAAAGTACAAGCACCACCAACTGTATTTAAATTGCTCTTGTAAATAGCTATTTCTAAAAAGCCTGCAGAGTTAAATATAGTCAATTTTGTGCCATCAAATTGGCTGGGATTATTGGTGTTTTTAGCAGCAACCTCATTATACCTGCTAAATATTTTATCGAAAGAATATCTAGATGCATTTATTTTAAAAGCTCTTCCTTTACCAACGTCGTTAAACATTTTTTTGCTGATGTTTGTAATTACGTTTCCATAATTATCAATATATAAAACACCACCAATAATTTGTGTCTGAATTTGGTTTACTTTCGGCTGAATTTCTATTAACTTTTTATATTCTTTAATTTCTCTTCCTATTACTGTTAAGTTTCCACCTCTAGCAATAAAACAAGCTACTTTTACAAATACGTCTAATACTGGAAAACTACTTTCAATACGATCGTGAATGTTAATTTCTACAATTTTAGTAGGTTGAATTTCTGAGGCTATCATAGAAATAATACCATTATCTGGACAAACAAAGTAATGATTGTCTAATTCAATTGCAATGTGTTTATTCTCTGCACTTAGCTCAGAATCTACACCAACAATGTGTATTGTGCCTTCAGGAAAACTCTTGTAAGAATTTTTTAAAATATAGGCAGTTTCTGTAATATTAAAAGGAGAAATTTCGTGAGTAATGTCTACAATTCTAGCCTCCGCTAATTCAGTATAAATAGCTCCTTTAACAGCACCTACAAAGTGGTCTTTAGTTCCAAAATCTGTTGTTAATGTTATAAAAGACATTAATTATAGGTGTTAATTAAATGTGTAAAAGTTGTTAATTACTTAACGCAAATCTAATGAATTTAGTACTTTTAATTACTACATTTAGTTTAATAATTCTTACTAACACACTAATAAATATAATCATTTGAACGAACGCATTATAGAGTTATCAGAAATAGATCCTAAAGAATTTTTTGGTACACAAAATAGCACTGTAGAACAATTAAAAAGGTATTTCCCAAAGATTAAGATTGTGGCTAGAGGTGCAAAGTTAAAAATATATGGAGAATCAGAAATTTTAGACGAATTTGAAATTCGATTTGAACGATTAGTCAAATATTTTAACAGGTATAATAAGTTAGATGAAAATAGTATTGAACGCATTTTAACATCTACAGGCAATGAAGAAAAAACAGCTGCAGCTAAAAATAGTAAAGATGTTTTGGTGCATGGTGTTAATGGTAAATTGATTAAAGCACAAACCCAAAATCAGCGTAAAATGGTTTCGTTGATGGAAAAGAATGATATGCTTTTTGCTGTGGGCCCAGCAGGTACAGGTAAAACATATACAGCAGTTGCTTTAGCAGTGAAAGCTTTAAAAGAAAAAGAAGTTCGTAGAATTATACTTACAAGACCAGCTGTAGAGTCTGGAGAAAATTTAGGTTTTTTACCTGGAGATTTAAAAGAAAAACTAGATCCGTACATGCAACCTTTGTATGATGGATTAAGAGACATGATTCCTCATGAAAAACTAGAATCTTACATAGAGAAAGGAATTATTCAGATAGCGCCTTTGGCTTTTATGAGAGGTAGAACTTTAGATAATGCATTTGTAATCTTAGATGAAGCTCAAAATACAACTCATAGTCAAATGAAAATGTTTTTAACTAGAATGGGTAAAAGTGCTAAATTCATTATTACTGGAGATCCAGGTCAAATAGACTTGCCTAGAAAACAAGTTTCTGGTTTAAAAGAATCTTTATTGGCGTTAAAAGATATAGAAGGCATTGCTCATGTTTATTTAGATGATAAAGATGTTGTAAGGCATAGGCTTGTAAAACGTATCATAAAGGCTTACAAGAGTATCGAAACTGAATAGCTTTAGCTAATTAATCTTATTTATTTTATTTCGTAAGGAAGTTTTAAAGTAAGAGACTATCAATTATGATAGTTGTATTTTTATGGTATAATTTTTGATTCAACTCAGATATAGTTTATTTTTACTATTAGGTTATTTCATATGAGGTTATTAGTACTCTTTTTACTTTTATTTTCTTCGTTTGCTTTTGCACAATGTCCACCTGCAGGTCAAGATCATTTTTTATCTTCTCAAGAAAAAATAGATGCTTTTGTTGATCAATATAGTGGTTGTGAAAGAATTGAAGGTAATGTAGATATTGTAGCTGGTTTAGTTGGTTTTGCAGATGTAGGAGAAAACCCAACACCTATAAATGATATTACCGGTCTTTATTTTTTAAAAGTAATTAATGGAGATTTTACAATTTCTCTAGACATTACAGAGTTAGATGGTTTTAATAATCTAACTGATGTAAATGGTCACTTCGAAATTACAAGCTCAAATACATTAACAAAGATAAGTGGTTTTAATAATCTTGTGAACGCTAAAAGTGTAACCATTGCACTAAACCCAATTTTAACAGATGTTGGTGGTTTTAGAAAGTTAAAACGTGTTTTCGAGAGTTTAGAAATTGGGAATAGCCCAGGTATACAAACTATTACTGGTTTTGAAAACCTACAAATTATTGGAGACGAATTAAATATTAGTAAAAATCCTGTACTTACAAGTATGCCCTCTTTTAATCAGGTAGAAAGTATTGGAGATGATTTAAACATTACGCTTAACCCAATTTTAGAAGAGGCTATTGGTTTTGAAAAACTTGAAACCATTGGTAACGATTTAAATATAGAGAATGTTAAAATTATTAGGGGGTTTAATAAGCTAAGAACTATTGAACGTTTTTTTGACATTAGAGGAGAAGGTGTAGAGGAAGTACCAAGCTTTCCCTTACTCGAAACTGTTGGTGCTGCATTCAGGATAGAAAATACTAGTGTTAGAAGTATGCAGGGTTATAATTCTTTAAAAAGAGTTGGAGAAAAATATTTTTTAGAAGATTGGTTTATTGTAAGTAATAATAAACTGTTAAGCAGTGTTGTTGGTTTTGGTCAGTTAGAAAAAGTAGAAGGTAATGTTGAGGTTCAAAAAAATCCTTTATTAAGCGATTGTTCTTGGCTTTGTAATATTATTAATAATGGAGAAATTACAGGCTCATTAATCATTCAAGAAAATATTGGAGATTGCATCTCAGCTATTGCAGTAATTCTAATTTGTGATGATGATTTTGATGACGATACCATTGCAAATGTAGTAGATTTAGATGATGATAATGACGGAATTTTAGATACTCTAGAAGGAAATGCAACTAGAGATACAGATAAAGACGGGTATCCAGATTCAATGGATTTAGATAGTGACAATGATGGTTGTTTTGATGTATTAGAATCTGGTTTTGAAGACCCTAATAATGATGGCGTTTTAGGAGATTTACCAGATGATGTAGATTTTAATGGCTTAATTATTAACGAAACTACAGGGTATACAGATCCTGCAGATAGAAATAATAATCGATTGTATGATTTTCAAGAATTAAATATTCCTAATCCTGGTAAAAATAATATTATACAATTGTGCAAAAACTCTAATGATATTGATCTTTTTGATGTGCTTTTGGGCTCACCAGATCGTGGAGGAACATGGTCACCAGCCTTAAAATCGGGTACAGGTGTTTTTAATGTTTTAGAAGATAAAGAAGGCATTTACACTTACACGCATTCAGATCCTATTTGTGGCGATTTAAGTGCAGAAGTTAAGGTTGAATTTTCATCAGAATTAAGTCCTGGTATAAATACAGAGGTTGTTATTTGCGATGATTTGGTAGAAATAGATTTATTTAGAGCTATAGAAGGTGATCCTTCTCCAAATGGTTTTTGGTCTCCAGAACTGGCAAGTGGTACCAATATTTATAATAAAAATTTAGATGTAGAATCAAGTTATAACTACGTGATTGTAGATAGAGAATGTGGAACTTTACAAGCCACAGTATCTCTAGTAAAATCAGAAGAACCTAACACTGGTTCAAATGGAGAATTACAAATTTGTGAATTTGCAGACTCAGTAAATTTATTCGATTATTTAAATGGTGAACCAGATGAAGATGGCTTTTGGAGTCCTGCACTACCAAATGGAGTTTTTAATCCCAGTCAAAATCCTTCAGGAATATATTCTTATACGATAGATAATGGTGTTTGTGGTAGAGCAACATCTACTGTAAACGTAGAAGTAGTTAGAAATTCACAATTAAATAATGTAAGAATTGAGGTGAACGATTTTTCGTCTACCAACAATTCTATAGAAGTATTTGTGTTTTCTAAAAGAGCTTATGAATATTCCTTAGATGGTTTAAATTATCAATTAGATCCTTTTTTCAATAATGTAGATGGTGGTTTACAAACTGTATATGTTAGAGGTATTGATGGTTGTGAGTTTTATAGTGAAGAGGTTTTTGTAAAAACTTATCCTCCCTTTTTTACACCCAATAATGATGGCCAAAACGATTTTTGGCGATTGAAAGATTTTCCAGACATTGGTTATACAATTTATATTTATTCAAGGTTTGGTAGGCTCATAAAAAGTGTAAGCAGTACAACAGGCTTTTGGGATGGTAAAGAAAATGGTAAAGAAATACAATCGTCAGATTATTGGTTTAAAGTAGTAACCGAAACTGGTGAAGTATTGCATGGTAATTTTTCTTTATTAAGAAAATGATATCCTAAAAATTAAACTTATTTTTGTAGAAATATCAACACTCTATGAACACAATTAACGAAACTAACTTCGAGTTTCCAGGTCAAAAATCAATATATAAAGGTAAAGTAAGAGAAGTTTATAACATAAATGATGACCTTTTGGTTATGATTGCTACTGACAGACTTTCTGCTTTTGATGTTATTTTACCACGTCAAATTCCATTTAAAGGTCAAATTTTAAATCAGATTGCCACTAAAATGATGAATGAGACCTCAGACATAGTGCCTAATTGGTTAATTGCAAATCCAGATGAGAATGTTGCAGTAGGTCATTTATGCGAGCCTTTCAAAGTAGAAATGGTAATTAGAGGATATTTATCTGGGCATGCAGCTCGTGAATATAAGTTGGGTA contains the following coding sequences:
- a CDS encoding NAD(P)H-binding protein → MKNISILGCGWLGKPLAVSFIEDGYSVKGSTTSEEKIEELEDLNIETYLVDISENEEFDSFLDADILIVAITSKDIDGFENLISQITNSSIQKVIFISSTSVYGRVNKVMTEEDEVLKSNPLVEIENLFLQNDFFETTIIRFAGLFGGDRHPANWFKGGRKIPQPKGYVNMIHREDCIEIIHEIIAQNAWNTIFNACADHHPTRREFYTLAKLSKGFEVPEFENNEQLEWKIISSKKVQEFLNYEFIHNDLLAI
- a CDS encoding T9SS type B sorting domain-containing protein — encoded protein: MRLLVLFLLLFSSFAFAQCPPAGQDHFLSSQEKIDAFVDQYSGCERIEGNVDIVAGLVGFADVGENPTPINDITGLYFLKVINGDFTISLDITELDGFNNLTDVNGHFEITSSNTLTKISGFNNLVNAKSVTIALNPILTDVGGFRKLKRVFESLEIGNSPGIQTITGFENLQIIGDELNISKNPVLTSMPSFNQVESIGDDLNITLNPILEEAIGFEKLETIGNDLNIENVKIIRGFNKLRTIERFFDIRGEGVEEVPSFPLLETVGAAFRIENTSVRSMQGYNSLKRVGEKYFLEDWFIVSNNKLLSSVVGFGQLEKVEGNVEVQKNPLLSDCSWLCNIINNGEITGSLIIQENIGDCISAIAVILICDDDFDDDTIANVVDLDDDNDGILDTLEGNATRDTDKDGYPDSMDLDSDNDGCFDVLESGFEDPNNDGVLGDLPDDVDFNGLIINETTGYTDPADRNNNRLYDFQELNIPNPGKNNIIQLCKNSNDIDLFDVLLGSPDRGGTWSPALKSGTGVFNVLEDKEGIYTYTHSDPICGDLSAEVKVEFSSELSPGINTEVVICDDLVEIDLFRAIEGDPSPNGFWSPELASGTNIYNKNLDVESSYNYVIVDRECGTLQATVSLVKSEEPNTGSNGELQICEFADSVNLFDYLNGEPDEDGFWSPALPNGVFNPSQNPSGIYSYTIDNGVCGRATSTVNVEVVRNSQLNNVRIEVNDFSSTNNSIEVFVFSKRAYEYSLDGLNYQLDPFFNNVDGGLQTVYVRGIDGCEFYSEEVFVKTYPPFFTPNNDGQNDFWRLKDFPDIGYTIYIYSRFGRLIKSVSSTTGFWDGKENGKEIQSSDYWFKVVTETGEVLHGNFSLLRK
- a CDS encoding S-adenosyl-l-methionine hydroxide adenosyltransferase family protein, translating into MSFITLTTDFGTKDHFVGAVKGAIYTELAEARIVDITHEISPFNITETAYILKNSYKSFPEGTIHIVGVDSELSAENKHIAIELDNHYFVCPDNGIISMIASEIQPTKIVEINIHDRIESSFPVLDVFVKVACFIARGGNLTVIGREIKEYKKLIEIQPKVNQIQTQIIGGVLYIDNYGNVITNISKKMFNDVGKGRAFKINASRYSFDKIFSRYNEVAAKNTNNPSQFDGTKLTIFNSAGFLEIAIYKSNLNTVGGACTLLGLDYRDPIIIEFFNESKPEFTPLN
- a CDS encoding GNAT family N-acetyltransferase — translated: MIYNFQEIPILQTNRITLREATLEDTNFVFALRSSQEINKFVGTKKIKTLTEAEAFILDCKNLFKEEKRIFWLIEFKNKVIGSVVLHKIDVAKHYAEIGYKLKPEYQQKGIMTEVLESVIAFSKTSLNLKVIEAYTHKNNLASIALLKKFNFTFQANRRCNTYDFNRIYKLEIN
- the gldG gene encoding gliding motility-associated ABC transporter substrate-binding protein GldG produces the protein MNKKSLYIIGLFVALLFLNFINQGIYKRFDLTADKRYTLSETTKSILSEINEPLFITVYLEGDFPSEFKRLQIETRQFLEELAAENNNIKINFENPDDQREALIKKGMMPSQLTVEEDGKLSEAIIFPWAEISVDDKFKIVSLLPTAIVASQEEQLQKAIENLEYSFLSAINGILEKNQKNVVLLTGNGELQDIYQYSFLSEVSKKYRLTKFPLDSVASNPQQTLKDLTSVDLAIITKPTEKFTEQEKFTLDQYITNGGKTLWMLDNVQADQDSLLATGKMLAYPRDLNLTDLLFSYGVRINATLIKDLYAAQIALATGTVGNQTQFQNLDWFYHPLVSGNPYHPITKNVGNVRLQFANQIDTLKNNIKKTPLLVSSPLTRKVGTPTIIELQSIAEEPIEEDYKAGNQLFAVLLEGDFNSAYKNRIKPYNSSLFKEKASNNKMIVIADGDVARNQILKGKPTDLSRDKWTNQEFGNKDFLINAVDYLLDDSGLISLRNKTLKINTLDKQKAYKERTFWQFLNVILPLIILGVFGLSFHYLRKRKYT
- the gldF gene encoding gliding motility-associated ABC transporter permease subunit GldF, producing MYPILKKEFTSFFASPIAYLVIGVFLLINGLFLFVFNDDFNILNAGFADVTPFFYLAPWVFLFLIPAITMKSFADEYNTGTIELLKTNPISDWKIVLGKFFASLLLVIIAIVPTFTYIFTVYELGNPVGNIDFGSTIGSYLGLLFLASTYTAVGLFTSTLSKNQIVAFILSVFITFILFYGFDAIANSFGSNGFTIQQLGINEHFKSISRGVIDTRDVIYFLSVTFFFLFITKTRLDNE
- a CDS encoding DUF2911 domain-containing protein, with protein sequence MRKIILTLFVAAMTMAINAQIETPAPSPFQKVEQKVGLTDVTLEYSRPSMKGRKIFGGLEDYGKVWRTGANANTKLTFSTDFMVDGKMLKKGTYALYTIPGEKSWDVMLYTDATNWGNPAKWDESKVAAKVTVDAIEMPMNVETFTITFDDLTNNSAVLGILWENVYVPFKFETPTDKMVSNSIEKIMAGPSANDMYAAAVYYLQADKDINQAQAWIDKAVEMTSDKPRFWYLRQQSLIHAKAGKTKSAIAAAKMSLKYAEEAGNAGYIKMNKASLKEWGAM
- a CDS encoding PhoH family protein, with the protein product MNERIIELSEIDPKEFFGTQNSTVEQLKRYFPKIKIVARGAKLKIYGESEILDEFEIRFERLVKYFNRYNKLDENSIERILTSTGNEEKTAAAKNSKDVLVHGVNGKLIKAQTQNQRKMVSLMEKNDMLFAVGPAGTGKTYTAVALAVKALKEKEVRRIILTRPAVESGENLGFLPGDLKEKLDPYMQPLYDGLRDMIPHEKLESYIEKGIIQIAPLAFMRGRTLDNAFVILDEAQNTTHSQMKMFLTRMGKSAKFIITGDPGQIDLPRKQVSGLKESLLALKDIEGIAHVYLDDKDVVRHRLVKRIIKAYKSIETE
- a CDS encoding lipopolysaccharide assembly protein LapB; translated protein: MSLVKFESMLKTNNIYFFDLVEFEEIIIHYLDAGKHSLAKKAVKLGLEQHPESVDLKLLQVELFIFDNDLDNASLLLRKIELLEPNNDEVFIQKATIQSKSGKHKEAIDNLNKALLHTEDKVDVWSLMGMEYLYLDDFENARLSFAKCIDVDYEDYSALYNIVYCFDMEKEHEQAIKYLTNYINVNPYCEVAWHQLGRQHFVLDQFKEALRAFDYAVLIDESFIGGYLEKAKTLEELGEYQEAIDNYLITLELDDPTAFAYVRIGECYERLEKYEAAISYYKKAVHEDPLLDRGWILLTNLFYNEGNYEKASYYIAKALKIDENNTLYWRRYSEIKIKMNFYEEAVIGFEKCLELRDDAIEIYVSLADVQSFLGDFNDALTTLFQAQKIYKNFAEIEYRLAGLFFILNKNKYGFNHLIQGLQIDYDYHVILKELYPAVLEDDQIKSLLVNYKKALE
- a CDS encoding putative quinol monooxygenase is translated as MFVRIVKMSLHSKFIADFQAMFDEKKSKIRNSPGCKLLELYQDKNNPEIFFTYSYWDKESDLENYRNSDFFKETWTQTKGYFNDKPEAWSVNKNVSLP